The following coding sequences are from one Lentimicrobiaceae bacterium window:
- a CDS encoding T9SS type A sorting domain-containing protein has protein sequence NSSMRFISPQINTTGLTEIIISFKHFFDHASTNANPFKLSVETRKTTSSPWHEVWVESATNDIGPETVTIVVNNSDVGVSTFQFCIKVEGSSTAMALWAIDDIEVVVPLNLDVSLSSLNLPNLFTGNQSVSGKIVNLGKTVVNTANVSYEVDGNGTVRTTSLSGLNLKIGDAANYYFADSLIAEMGQHQIKVWVSDVNGSTTGDDNPDNDTLTRNYTVPEFIRYQRALYEEFTSSTCGPCANFNNSTMTPFANIHADEICLIKYQMSWPGSGDPYYTAEGGVRRGYYGVNAVPDLYANGKVCATNTAAMTQVLNTSAQTMVYLDIQSQHEISGNNVYIDCNIRSIYEYGNYTLHIVIIENETTGNVGSNGETKFQHVMMKMVPDANGKNIVIPANETLNFTHNVNMVGTHVEEMDDLSVVVFLQKYTTKDILTSNYSSETGSILKFYPQNGATDVSIFDSIVINFRQPVRNTNGSLLNSSNLQNVITFKENNSFGEDVEFTAEISSDNKVITIYPTEKLKSLQQYYVKIDELMNYAGVHTIATSTTFTTEYNNVGVEYKSIEVVEVYPNPASDRIIVKSKDMSEISKIQLVNTLGQVIKSIDNPNRNSDVVALDVTNVPSGVYVVKVVRNNRSLSSKVIIRH, from the coding sequence GCTCACCCTGGCACGAAGTGTGGGTAGAAAGTGCCACGAATGACATTGGTCCCGAAACAGTTACTATTGTTGTAAATAATAGTGATGTCGGTGTTTCTACATTTCAATTTTGTATAAAAGTTGAAGGTTCGAGTACGGCTATGGCATTATGGGCTATAGACGATATTGAAGTTGTTGTCCCTCTTAACTTAGACGTGTCTCTATCTTCACTTAACCTGCCTAATCTTTTTACCGGAAATCAGTCTGTTAGTGGAAAAATTGTAAACTTAGGAAAAACAGTTGTTAATACTGCTAATGTAAGCTACGAAGTTGACGGCAACGGAACTGTTCGTACAACCTCACTTAGCGGTCTTAATTTAAAAATAGGAGATGCTGCAAATTATTATTTCGCTGATTCGCTTATTGCCGAAATGGGTCAACACCAAATAAAAGTTTGGGTTTCGGATGTGAACGGAAGCACTACAGGCGACGATAATCCCGACAACGACACCTTAACAAGAAACTATACCGTACCCGAATTCATTAGGTACCAACGTGCGCTTTACGAAGAGTTTACAAGTAGCACCTGCGGTCCATGTGCAAACTTTAACAATTCAACTATGACTCCATTTGCAAATATACATGCTGATGAAATTTGTTTAATAAAATATCAAATGAGCTGGCCCGGCTCAGGCGACCCATACTATACTGCCGAAGGAGGAGTTAGAAGAGGCTACTATGGTGTTAACGCCGTACCCGATTTGTATGCCAACGGAAAAGTTTGCGCAACAAACACCGCTGCAATGACACAAGTTTTAAACACTTCGGCTCAAACTATGGTTTACCTTGATATTCAATCGCAACACGAAATTTCTGGCAACAATGTTTATATAGACTGCAACATAAGATCAATTTATGAATATGGTAATTACACTTTGCATATTGTAATTATTGAAAATGAAACTACCGGAAACGTTGGTTCTAATGGAGAAACAAAATTCCAACATGTTATGATGAAAATGGTTCCCGATGCTAACGGAAAAAATATAGTAATTCCTGCTAACGAAACCCTAAACTTTACCCATAATGTAAATATGGTTGGAACTCACGTTGAAGAAATGGACGACCTTAGTGTTGTTGTTTTCTTGCAGAAATACACAACAAAAGATATTTTAACATCTAATTATTCATCCGAAACAGGTTCGATACTTAAATTTTATCCTCAAAATGGTGCTACAGATGTTTCTATATTTGATTCTATAGTTATTAATTTCCGTCAACCTGTTAGAAACACAAACGGTTCGCTACTAAATAGCAGCAACCTCCAAAATGTTATTACGTTTAAAGAAAATAATAGTTTTGGAGAAGATGTTGAATTTACAGCCGAAATAAGTTCGGATAACAAAGTAATCACTATTTATCCTACAGAAAAACTAAAATCGCTACAACAATACTATGTAAAAATTGATGAACTTATGAATTATGCAGGTGTTCATACTATTGCCACTTCCACAACTTTTACAACCGAATATAATAATGTTGGCGTTGAATATAAATCTATTGAAGTTGTTGAAGTTTACCCGAATCCGGCTAGCGACAGAATTATCGTAAAATCAAAAGATATGAGCGAAATTAGCAAAATTCAATTGGTAAACACCTTAGGACAAGTAATAAAATCAATAGATAATCCTAACAGAAACTCTGACGTTGTTGCTCTTGACGTAACAAATGTTCCTTCAGGAGTTTACGTTGTTAAAGTTGTACGTAACAACCGCTCGTTAAGTTCAAAAGTTATTATCAGACACTAA